A region of Trachemys scripta elegans isolate TJP31775 chromosome 24, CAS_Tse_1.0, whole genome shotgun sequence DNA encodes the following proteins:
- the LOC117869555 gene encoding ras-related protein Rab-11A-like, translating into MRGKDDEYDYLFKVVLIGDSGVGKSNLLSRFTRNEFNLESKSTIGVEFATRSIQVDNKTVKAQIWDTAGQERYRAITSAYYRGAVGALLVYDIAKYLTYENAERWLKELQDHADANIVIMLVGNKSDLRHLRAVPTDEAKSFAEKNGLSFIETSALDSTNVETAFHSSLAEIYRIVSQRQMTGQQELEFGSSTVIDPIKVLPTHQDGKQAPCCQNI; encoded by the exons TGGTGCTGATCGGGGACTCCGGCGTAGGGAAGAGCAACCTCCTCTCGCGCTTCACCCGCAACGAGTTCAACCTGGAAAGCAAGAGCACCATCGGGGTGGAGTTCGCCACCCGGAGCATCCAGGTGGACAACAAGACCGTGAAGGCTCAGATCTGGGACACGGCGGGCCAAGAGCGTTACCGCGCCATCACCTCGGC CTATTACCGGGGGGCGGTGGGTGCCCTCCTGGTCTACGACATCGCCAAGTACCTGACCTACGAGAACGCCGAGCGCTGGCTGAAGGAGCTGCAGGACCATGCCGACGCCAACATCGTCATCATGCTGGTGGGCAACAAGAGCGACCTGCGGCATCTCCGTGCCGTGCCCACCGACGAGGCCAAGAGCTTTGCAG AGAAGAACGGCCTGTCCTTCATCGAGACGTCTGCCCTGGACTCCACCAACGTGGAGACAGCCTTTCACAGCAGCCTGGCAG AAATCTACCGCATCGTGTCGCAGAGGCAGATGACTGGCCAGCAGGAGCTGGAGTTTGGGTCCAGCACGGTCATTGACCCTATCAAAGTCCTGCCCACTCACCAGGATGGGAAAcaggctccctgctgccagaAC